A stretch of the Corylus avellana chromosome ca6, CavTom2PMs-1.0 genome encodes the following:
- the LOC132185871 gene encoding LOW QUALITY PROTEIN: cyclin-A1-1-like (The sequence of the model RefSeq protein was modified relative to this genomic sequence to represent the inferred CDS: deleted 1 base in 1 codon; substituted 1 base at 1 genomic stop codon), giving the protein MESAVLNYLKFEMTAPTTKCFLRRFVRAAQGINEVPCLQLECLANYIAELSLLEYSMLCHAPSLIAASAIFLAQYILSPAKRPWNSTLQHYTRYKPSDLSNCVKDLHHLCCNSHSSSXLPAIKEKYSQHKYKYVAKKNCPPTIPPEFFQN; this is encoded by the exons ATGGAATCTGCTGTTTTGAATTACTTGAAGTTTGAAATGACAGCTCCAACAACTAAATGTTTCCTGAG GCGATTTGTTCGTGCAGCTCAAGGGATCAATGAG GTTCCATGCTTGCAGTTAGAGTGCTTAGCCAACTACATTGCAGAGTTATCTCTCTTAGAGTACAGCATGCTCTGCCATGCCCCTTCACTTATAGCTGCTTCGGCAATTTTCTTGGCCCAATATATACTTTCCCCTGCAAAGAGACCATGG AATTCCACCTTGCAGCATTACACACGTTACAAGCCTTCTGATTTGAGTAACTGCGTCAAGGATCTCCACCACCTGTGCTGTAATAGCCATAGTTCTAGC TAATTACCCGCTATCAAGGAGAAATACAGTCAGCATAAG TACAAATATGTGGCAAAGAAGAATTGCCCTCCAACGATACCTCCAGAGTTTTTCCAGAATTGA
- the LOC132185069 gene encoding wall-associated receptor kinase 2-like: MGSSGKLLQIIVLPGAVIIFEIVAAAAAIAMAKPGCASKCGNVEIPFPFGLSGGCYLDEDFNISCPSGKPLIGNVPVSSISIENHEMHVMKLVARDCYKRDGQRVRWNGTTLKLSHYTISNTKNKFTVIGCDTYAYLSGVKNGANYSIGCSSQCSSLNIVDNGSCSGIGCCEVGFPDGLKGISVNVRSFQNHTKVWNFNPCGYAFVVEKGEFNFSADYLKNLSNKRVPMVLDWTVGNQTCDNARKKPKFACKENSECLDLQTSQGYRCKCKQGYHGNPYLDGGCQDIDECGDPNLNNCTNQNHCFNTKGNYTCGCPKWYRGDGRKDGERCYADFALAVKIPIGIGISLIALLGGSSWLYLVLKKRRFIKLKEKFFQQNGGLILERHLNEQVGSTETAKIFTVEELKKATKNYDESRIIGQGGFGTVYKGFLPDNRIVAIKKSKTMDQNQIDQFINEVVLLSQINHRNVVKLLGCCLETEIPMLVYEFVPKGTLLNYIHHESSGSAKRWETYLRIAAETADALSYLHSAASTPIIHRDVKSSNILLDDNFTAKVSDFGTSRLVPRHQKELATVVQGTLGYLDPEYLQTNRLTEKSDVYSFGVVLVELLTGDDVLSFDRSEEETSLPMYFLSSLKEDQLFEILENHIVEEGNKEQIKEVVELAERCLKVKGDERPSMQEVAMKLERIRKIETHSRVNAQSNVEEAKHLRSVTSDSYECGGSSSTTIGYDSMNDHVTLALGDGR; encoded by the exons ATGGGCTCGAGTGGGAAGCTTTTGCAAATCATAGTACTGCCAGGAGCTGTgataatatttgaaattgtggCAGCAGCTGCAGCTATAGCTATGGCGAAGCCTGGCTGCGCCAGCAAGTGTGGAAATGTAGAAATTCCATTCCCGTTTGGCTTGAGTGGTGGCTGCTATCTAGATGAGGATTTCAATATCAGCTGTCCCTCTGGAAAACCATTGATAGGTAATGTCCCTGTATCAAGCATATCCATTGAGAATCATGAGATGCATGTCATGAAATTGGTAGCCCGAGACTGTTACAAACGGGACGGTCAACGTGTTCGCTGGAACGGCACCACCCTCAAGTTATCCCACTACACCATTTCCAACACCAAAAACAAGTTCACTGTTATTGGCTGTGACACTTACGCCTACCTTAGTGGTGTCAAAAACGGAGCAAACTACTCCATCGGCTGCTCATCTCAATGCTCAAGCCTCAACATCGTGGACAATGGGTCTTGCTCCGGGATTGGGTGCTGCGAGGTGGGGTTTCCGGATGGGCTTAAAGGTATTAGTGTGAATGTAAGGAGCTTTCAAAATCACACCAAAGTATGGAACTTCAATCCCTGCGGCTATGCTTTTGTTGTGGAGAAAGGCGAGTTCAACTTCTCCGCCGATTATCTCAAGAATCTAAGCAACAAAAGGGTTCCAATGGTGCTTGATTGGACAGTTGGCAATCAGACGTGTGATAATGCTCGGAAAAAACCCAAGTTCGCATGCAAGGAAAATAGTGAATGCCTTGATCTCCAAACCAGCCAGGGGTACCGTTGCAAGTGCAAGCAAGGTTACCATGGAAACCCATACCTCGATGGGGGTTGCCAAg ACATTGACGAATGTGGGGATCCGAATCTCAATAATTGCACGAACCAGAACCACTGTTTCAACACAAAAGGCAATTATACATGTGGTTGTCCCAAGTGGTACCGTGGGGACGGGAGAAAAGACGGTGAACGTTGTTACGCGGATTTCGCACTAGCGGTTAAGATTCCAATTG GCATTGGCATAAGCTTAATTGCTTTGCTTGGGGGTAGCTCGTGGTTGTACTTAGTACTCAAGAAAAGAAGATTTATTAAGCTTAAAGAAAAGTTCTTTCAACAAAATGGGGGTTTGATTTTAGAAAGGCATCTCAATGAACAAGTAGGCTCCACCGAAACAGCCAAAATCTTTACTGTAGAAGAGCTGAAGAAGGCTACCAAAAACTATGATGAGAGTAGAATCATTGGCCAAGGAGGCTTTGGTACAGTTTACAAAGGATTTTTACCGGATAATAGAATTGTTGCCATTAAGAAGTCCAAGACAATGGATCAAAACCAAATTGACCAATTCATTAACGAGGTTGTTCTACTCTCTCAAATTAATCATAGGAATGTTGTCAAACTCTTGGGTTGTTGTTTAGAGACAGAAATTCCTATGTTAGTTTATGAATTTGTCCCAAAAGGTACGCTCTTGAACTATATACATCATGAAAGCAGTGGATCCGCCAAACGATGGGAAACCTATCTAAGAATAGCTGCAGAAACAGCGGACGCACTATCGTATCTGCATTCTGCAGCTTCAACACCTATAATCCATAGAGATGTCAAGTCATCAAACATACTACTTGATGATAATTTCACTGCAAAAGTCTCTGACTTTGGAACTTCAAGATTGGTTCCTCGACATCAAAAGGAACTAGCTACTGTGGTGCAGGGAACTCTTGGTTACTTGGATCCTGAATACTTGCAGACAAACCGATTAACGGAGAAAAGTGATGTCTACAGCTTTGGAGTGGTCCTTGTGGAGCTACTAACTGGAGATGATGTACTTTCATTCGATAGGTCAGAGGAGGAAACAAGTCTACctatgtattttctttcttccttgaaAGAGGATCAAttgtttgaaattcttgagaaccATATAGTTGAAGAAGGAAATAAAGAGCAAATCAAGGAAGTCGTTGAACTTGCAGAGAGGTGCTTAAAAGTGAAAGGGGATGAGAGACCTAGTATGCAAGAAGTGGCAATGAAGTTAGAACGAATAAGAAAGATAGAGACACATTCTCGGGTTAATGCTCAATCAAATGTGGAAGAGGCCAAACACCTGCGTAGTGTGACATCTGACTCTTATGAATGCGGTGGAAGTAGCAGTACAACCATTGGATATGATAGCATGAATGACCATGTAACGTTAGCCTTGGGGGATGGCAGATGA